In a genomic window of Roseiflexus castenholzii DSM 13941:
- a CDS encoding O-antigen ligase family protein yields MRTMLNQKRRHLKSSLTARQPLPVFRSFLIVGVLLGIVGLSLAAGYVIGADRKFVALAIFGPLAAIPVFFLVSRHFTYAILSLPIAAMAIPIDIPTGTYTKIPISLVIATMLCGIWITSMAIRNNWRLAPSPINRPMIVFCIACTISLIWGIVWRDPILRMDIFSNFIVVQIASLVTYAVSVGVALLIGNFLWNEGQIKYLIGCFLFFGSLMTIFQILRIDHRILTDRGLWGLWTVIPAYALLITQPGLRLRWRLLLLALIVANLYQTILINLLWKSGWIPTVIAIFAATLIRSRRWFVVLAVAVIVLVYTQQDFFNQMIETELNEGADGRIGMWEINLRVVGEHWLFGTGPAGYAPYYMTYYPYDARSTHNNYLDIIAQFGVVGSIIWLWFAFASTSEGLRLYREAPPGFLKTAALTTVSGWIGAQASMFFGDWILPFAYNQTINGFKYTVYSWFFVGLLISLRQIIERRKATQTVSNSV; encoded by the coding sequence ATGCGCACAATGCTCAACCAAAAGAGGCGTCACCTGAAGAGCAGCCTGACAGCACGACAACCCCTTCCTGTATTTCGTTCCTTCCTGATAGTCGGCGTGTTGCTCGGCATTGTCGGATTGAGCCTGGCGGCTGGGTACGTCATCGGCGCCGATCGGAAATTCGTCGCGCTGGCGATCTTCGGTCCGCTGGCGGCGATACCGGTTTTCTTTCTTGTCAGTCGGCATTTTACCTATGCGATACTGTCTTTGCCCATAGCAGCAATGGCGATCCCGATTGATATACCGACGGGAACGTATACGAAAATACCGATCTCACTGGTTATTGCAACAATGCTCTGCGGTATATGGATCACGTCGATGGCGATCCGCAACAATTGGCGACTGGCGCCGTCGCCGATTAACCGTCCAATGATCGTATTCTGCATTGCCTGTACGATATCGTTGATATGGGGAATTGTATGGCGTGATCCTATACTACGGATGGATATATTTTCGAACTTCATCGTTGTTCAGATCGCTTCTCTCGTTACTTATGCAGTTTCTGTCGGGGTTGCGCTGTTGATCGGTAATTTTCTTTGGAATGAGGGTCAAATCAAGTATCTTATCGGTTGCTTTTTGTTTTTTGGGTCGCTCATGACCATATTTCAAATCTTGAGGATCGATCATAGAATCCTTACAGACCGTGGATTATGGGGATTATGGACGGTTATTCCTGCTTATGCGCTGCTGATTACGCAACCCGGCTTGCGCTTGCGTTGGAGATTGCTTCTGCTGGCGCTCATTGTCGCTAATCTGTATCAAACGATCCTGATCAATCTGCTCTGGAAATCGGGATGGATTCCGACGGTTATTGCTATCTTTGCAGCGACATTGATCCGTTCACGGCGTTGGTTCGTTGTGCTGGCCGTTGCAGTGATTGTGTTGGTATACACACAACAAGATTTTTTCAATCAGATGATCGAAACAGAGTTGAACGAAGGCGCCGATGGTCGGATCGGTATGTGGGAGATCAATCTGCGCGTGGTTGGCGAACATTGGCTGTTCGGCACCGGTCCTGCCGGGTATGCGCCGTACTATATGACCTACTACCCCTACGATGCGCGCTCGACGCACAACAACTATCTCGACATCATTGCTCAGTTTGGCGTGGTTGGTTCGATAATCTGGCTCTGGTTCGCGTTTGCCAGCACAAGCGAAGGTTTGCGCCTCTACCGTGAAGCGCCGCCTGGATTCCTCAAAACCGCAGCATTGACCACGGTCAGCGGTTGGATCGGCGCGCAGGCATCGATGTTCTTTGGTGACTGGATTCTGCCGTTTGCCTACAACCAGACGATTAACGGCTTCAAATACACGGTTTATAGCTGGTTTTTCGTCGGTCTCCTGATCAGCCTCCGGCAGATCATTGAGCGGCGCAAAGCGACCCAAACGGTGAGCAATAGCGTATGA
- a CDS encoding glycosyltransferase family 4 protein, translating to MKIGIDARFLTHPQPGGFKTYTEQLVRALLNVDAENEYILYVDRPPDARMVASLTPNATVRIVPGTAPFIGMPWREQVGLTVQAKRDRIDILHALCLTAPVRAPCPLVVTIHDTIWLSPHRFTGRRKRAQRSLMDMYYRYVPQIAARRASAVVTVSHDAQAAIVQHLGIPAHRVFVTYEAAASIYRTRDRALAINAVHERFGLSKGFILALGSADPRKNISTLIRAYAHVPEHMRIHHELAIVWTHPLLAESILAEARVRGVEGQLRFLRQVSNDDMVNLYNAAALFAFPSRYEGFGLPILEAMACGTPVVAANNSSIPEVAGEAALLVDAESPLSIARAIERLLNDASLRDELRARGIQRAASFSWQRCARETIAVYQKCSIGREDVGAMRVV from the coding sequence ATGAAGATCGGCATCGATGCGCGTTTTCTGACTCACCCGCAACCCGGCGGCTTCAAAACCTACACCGAACAGTTAGTTCGTGCACTGCTAAACGTCGATGCTGAGAATGAATATATTCTGTATGTTGACCGTCCGCCCGACGCGCGCATGGTCGCATCATTGACGCCGAATGCAACCGTGCGCATCGTGCCGGGGACGGCGCCGTTTATCGGCATGCCCTGGCGCGAGCAGGTCGGGCTGACCGTGCAAGCAAAGCGTGACCGGATCGACATCCTTCACGCACTCTGCCTGACAGCGCCGGTGCGTGCGCCTTGCCCGCTGGTTGTGACGATCCACGATACCATCTGGCTGTCTCCCCATCGTTTTACAGGGCGGCGGAAACGAGCGCAGCGCTCCTTGATGGATATGTACTATCGGTATGTGCCACAGATCGCAGCCCGGCGGGCAAGCGCGGTGGTGACGGTATCGCATGATGCGCAAGCGGCGATTGTGCAGCATCTTGGCATCCCTGCGCATCGCGTGTTTGTTACCTATGAAGCAGCGGCATCGATCTATCGCACTCGTGATCGGGCGCTTGCGATCAATGCTGTGCATGAGCGATTTGGTCTGAGCAAAGGGTTTATTCTGGCGCTTGGGTCCGCCGATCCGCGCAAAAACATTTCCACGCTTATTCGCGCATATGCTCATGTACCGGAACACATGCGAATACACCACGAACTCGCAATTGTGTGGACGCACCCATTACTGGCGGAGTCGATCCTGGCGGAAGCGCGTGTGCGTGGTGTCGAAGGGCAATTACGCTTCTTGCGGCAGGTCTCGAACGATGATATGGTCAATCTCTACAATGCTGCGGCGCTGTTCGCTTTCCCGTCGCGGTATGAGGGATTCGGTCTGCCGATCCTGGAGGCGATGGCATGCGGCACACCGGTTGTGGCTGCGAACAATTCGTCGATTCCGGAAGTTGCCGGCGAGGCGGCGCTACTGGTCGATGCCGAGAGTCCATTAAGCATCGCTCGTGCAATAGAGCGCCTGTTGAACGATGCCTCGCTGCGCGATGAACTGCGCGCGCGGGGCATACAGCGTGCTGCAAGTTTCTCATGGCAACGCTGTGCGCGTGAAACGATTGCGGTCTATCAGAAGTGCTCCATCGGTCGTGAGGATGTTGGCGCGATGCGTGTTGTCTGA
- a CDS encoding glycosyltransferase family 2 protein has protein sequence MNTLSIIIVNWNTRDILLDCLDTIVAYPPQRPYDIWVVDNASRDGSVAAVQSRHPYAHIIANAENRGFAAANNQAIDASCGDYVLLLNSDTLVRAQALERMAHFLDIHARVGVVGACLLNADGTLQPSWSAFPSFWAELLGRNVRARRPYGTVDGSTAYAVDWVGGAALMIRREVIAKIGALDEGYFMYSEETDWCFRVRKAGWDVCYLPHATIVHLGGQSSQKASARMKAELYRSKIRFYTKHYGRHQAYALSLALRAALYGKTLIKRVRGRAGADCDLHLLAQALNVPRWH, from the coding sequence ATGAACACTCTATCGATTATTATTGTTAACTGGAATACGCGCGATATTCTGCTCGATTGCCTCGACACCATCGTAGCGTACCCGCCGCAGCGCCCTTACGATATCTGGGTTGTGGACAACGCCTCACGTGATGGGAGCGTCGCAGCCGTGCAGTCGCGCCATCCATATGCTCATATCATCGCAAATGCAGAGAACCGGGGATTTGCGGCGGCGAATAATCAGGCAATCGACGCTTCCTGCGGTGATTACGTTCTCTTACTCAACAGCGACACGCTTGTTCGCGCGCAGGCGCTGGAGCGTATGGCGCACTTCCTGGACATCCATGCCCGGGTTGGGGTTGTTGGCGCCTGCCTGCTTAATGCCGATGGAACGCTCCAACCGTCGTGGTCCGCCTTCCCATCGTTCTGGGCGGAACTGCTGGGACGCAATGTTCGCGCGCGTCGACCGTATGGCACGGTTGATGGCAGCACGGCGTATGCCGTGGACTGGGTCGGCGGCGCGGCGCTGATGATTCGTCGTGAAGTCATCGCAAAGATTGGTGCGCTCGACGAGGGGTACTTCATGTACTCGGAAGAGACCGACTGGTGCTTCAGAGTGCGCAAAGCCGGCTGGGACGTCTGCTACCTGCCGCACGCAACTATTGTGCATCTTGGCGGTCAGAGCAGCCAGAAGGCGAGCGCGCGTATGAAGGCGGAACTCTACCGCAGCAAAATACGCTTCTACACAAAGCATTATGGTCGGCATCAGGCATATGCGCTGAGCCTGGCATTGCGCGCTGCGTTATACGGCAAGACGCTGATCAAGAGAGTGAGGGGGCGAGCCGGAGCGGATTGCGATCTTCATCTCCTTGCTCAAGCATTGAATGTCCCACGCTGGCACTGA